A genomic window from Chelonoidis abingdonii isolate Lonesome George chromosome 26, CheloAbing_2.0, whole genome shotgun sequence includes:
- the LOC116827755 gene encoding tubulin alpha-1B chain, translated as MRECISIHVGQAGVQIGNACWELYCLEHGIQPDGQMPSDKTIGGGDDSFNTFFSETGAGKHVPRAVFVDLEPTVIDEVRTGTYRQLFHPEQLITGKEDAANNYARGHYTIGKEIIDLVLDRIRKLADQCTGLQGFLVFHSFGGGTGSGFTSLLMERLSVDYGKKSKLEFSIYPAPQVSTAVVEPYNSILTTHTTLEHSDCAFMVDNEAIYDICRRNLDIERPTYTNLNRLISQIVSSITASLRFDGALNVDLTEFQTNLVPYPRIHFPLATYAPVISAEKAYHEQLSVAEITNACFEPANQMVKCDPRHGKYMACCLLYRGDVVPKDVNAAIATIKTKRSIQFVDWCPTGFKVGINYQPPTVVPGGDLAKVQRAVCMLSNTTAVAEAWARLDHKFDLMYAKRAFVHWYVGEGMEEGEFSEAREDMAALEKDYEEVGVDSVEGEGEEEGEEY; from the exons ATG CGTGAGTGCATCTCTATCCAcgtgggccaggctggtgtccAGATCGGCAATGCCTGCTGGGAGCTCTACTGCCTGGAACATGGGATCCAGCCTGATGGCCAGATGCCCAGTGACAAGACCATCGGTGGAGGAGATGACTCCTTCAACACCTTCTTCAGTGAGACAGGCGCTGGCAAACATGTCCCCCGAGCCGTCTTTGTGGACTTGGAGCCAACGGTCATAG ATGAAGTGCGCACTGGGACCTACCGCCAGCTCTTCCATCCTGAGCAGCTCATCACCGGCAAGGAAGATGCTGCCAACAACTATGCTCGTGGGCACTACACCATTGGGAAAGAAATCATCGACCTGGTTCTCGACAGGATCCGCAAGCTG GCTGACCAGTGCACAGGTCTCCAGGGCTTCCTGGTCTTTCACAGCTTTGGAGGTGGCACTGGTTCTGGGTTCACTTCTCTGCTGATGGAGCGTCTGTCCGTTGACTATGGCAAGAAGTCCAAGCTGGAGTTCTCCATCTACCCCGCACCTCAGGTCTCCACCGCAGTAGTGGAGCCCTACAACTCCATCCTGACCACCCACACTACCCTAGAGCACTCGGACTGTGCCTTCATGGTAGACAACGAGGCCATCTATGACATCTGCCGCAGGAACCTGGACATCGAGCGCCCCACCTACACCAACCTGAACCGCCTTATTAGCCAGATCGTGTCCTCCATCACCGCCTCCCTCCGATTTGATGGTGCCCTGAATGTAGATCTGACAGAGTTCCAGACCAACTTGGTGCCCTATCCCCGTATCCATTTCCCTCTGGCCACCTATGCCCCGGTCATCTCTGCTGAGAAAGCTTACCATGAGCAGCTTTCTGTAGCAGAGATCACAAATGCTTGCTTTGAGCCAGCCAACCAGATGGTGAAATGTGACCCTCGCCACGGGAAATACATGGCCTGCTGCCTGTTGTACCGTGGGGATGTGGTTCCCAAAGATGTCAATGCTGCTATTGCCACCATCAAAACCAAGCGCAGCATCCAGTTTGTGGACTGGTGCCCAACTGGCTTCAAGGTTGGTATCAATTACCAACCTCCCACTGTGGTTCCTGGCGGTGACCTGGCCAAGGTGCAGCGGGCCGTGTGCATGCTGAGCAACACCACAGCTGTTGCTGAGGCCTGGGCTCGTCTGGACCACAAGTTTGACCTGATGTATGCCAAGCGTGCCTTTGTTCACTGGTACGtcggggaggggatggaggaaggcGAGTTCTCGGAGGCGCGGGAGGACATGGCTGCCCTAGAGAAGGATTACGAAGAGGTTGGTGTGGATTCTGTTGAAGGGGAGGGTgaagaggaaggggaggaatACTAA